ATGCTAAAGGCTTTTGTACAGGCGCTTCTAGAAGGGGTGGAGGTACCGATTTCAGGAATAGATGGACTCCGATCCACAGAGGTTGCACTTACTGCTTATCAATCTGCTCATGCAGGCCAACCCGTGCGTTTAATTAAATGAGGATGCTGTAAGTACAAAACTTTGAGGAGGATGGAACCGCCTATGAAGGATCAGGAATTGTTCGATAGCATGTGTGAAAAGCTCTACTCTGCGGTAATCTCTGACACGTTGGATCAATTGGGCTATCGTAATCAGGTGATGCGGGAAAATATCAACCCGATAGATCCTACCTGGATCGTTGCCGGAAGAGCAAAGACCATTCTGTCTGTGGATATTCATCATTTGCCGGAAGATCCTTACACGAAGGAGATTGAGGCGGTGGACAGCGTTAAGCCCGGTGAGATTGTCATCGGCTGTACGAATGAATCGCGGCAGAACGGACTGTGGGGAGAGCTATTGTCTACGGCTTCCAAAATGAGAGGTGGCCGCGGAGCCATTGTAGATGGACTAATCCGTGATACTGCTAAAATTCTGGAGCTTGGTTTTCCTGTCTTTGCTACCGGGACCAAACCTGTTGATTCTCAAGGTCGTGGAATTGTTATCGACTATGACATACCGGTGCTATGCGGTGGCGTAATGGTCCATCCCGGAGATGTAATCTTTGGTGATCGTGATGGTATCGTTGTGATTCCGGGCGCCATCATCGATGAAGTGTTCCAATTAGCTATGGATAAGGTGACTCGCGAGAATCATACACGGGATGAACTGCTCGAAGGATATACCTTGCGGCAGGTCTACGATAAATATGGTGTGCTCTGAACAAGATCCGAGGGAGTGATGTACATGAGGCTGGCTGGCAAAAGAGCGCTAATCACAGGTGCAGCAAGAGGAATTGGACTGGGGATCGCCCATCGATTTCTGGAAGAAGGCGCTCAGGTGGTGTTGCTGGACCGAAGTGAGGGGGAGCTTCTTATTGCACTTGAAACCTTGAAGGATTATGGTGAAAAAGCTGCAGTAGAGATATGTGATCTTCGCGATGTCTCACAGTTAGAACAATCTGTTGCCCGAGCCTTTGAAAGGTTCGGTGGGATAGATATTGTAGTGAACAATGCCGGAATCGCCTTTCGTGAACACTTTCTCGACATCTCGGTTGAGCATTGGAATGCAGTATTTGATATCAACGTAAGGGCGGTTTATTTAATAGGTCAGCTTGCAGCGAGACAAATGATTTCTCAGGGTGGCGGAGGCGCCATTATAAATATGAGTTCTAAAAATGGTCTATCAGCAAGCTCGGAGCTCGCGCATTACAATGCTTCTAAGGCTGCTGTTATACTGCTAACGGAATCGATGGCAGTGGAGCTGGCGGCTTATGGGATCCGGGTAAACGCAGTAGCACCGGGATTTGTGGATACACCCCTCGACCGCAAGCTGCGCGAAGCTTCGAAGCTCCCGGCTTATTCGGAGCATACACCGATGAAGCGGGCGGCAACGATAAGGGAAGCTGCCAATGTATTTCTTTTTCTGGCTTCTGATGAAGCCTCCTATGTAACGGGAGAAACCATTCGTGTGGATGGTGGACATTTGGCTAATGGTAGTGAGCTGTAAATAGAAGAAGGAGTGAACGTATTGGAAATTACAGAAATTCAGGCAGAATTGATGATTGATGCTCAGGCTGAGCTTGGTGAAGGGCCGCATTGGGATGCCGAATCCAAACAGTTGTATTGGGTCGATATAACGGGTAAGAAGCTTAGAATATACGACCCGATCACTGGTGGTGAAGTAGTTCGCTCTTTCGACCAAATGGTCAGTGCAGTTATTCCTACGACAACAGGAGGACTTCTATTGGCTATGGAGGATGGGGTCTACCTTTCTCAAACTGAAGGATCTCCGGTGCTGCTGACTTCAATAGAAGCGGATCTTCCACGCAACAGAGCAA
This genomic stretch from Paenibacillus sp. FSL H7-0737 harbors:
- a CDS encoding SDR family NAD(P)-dependent oxidoreductase, whose protein sequence is MRLAGKRALITGAARGIGLGIAHRFLEEGAQVVLLDRSEGELLIALETLKDYGEKAAVEICDLRDVSQLEQSVARAFERFGGIDIVVNNAGIAFREHFLDISVEHWNAVFDINVRAVYLIGQLAARQMISQGGGGAIINMSSKNGLSASSELAHYNASKAAVILLTESMAVELAAYGIRVNAVAPGFVDTPLDRKLREASKLPAYSEHTPMKRAATIREAANVFLFLASDEASYVTGETIRVDGGHLANGSEL
- a CDS encoding RraA family protein, whose translation is MKDQELFDSMCEKLYSAVISDTLDQLGYRNQVMRENINPIDPTWIVAGRAKTILSVDIHHLPEDPYTKEIEAVDSVKPGEIVIGCTNESRQNGLWGELLSTASKMRGGRGAIVDGLIRDTAKILELGFPVFATGTKPVDSQGRGIVIDYDIPVLCGGVMVHPGDVIFGDRDGIVVIPGAIIDEVFQLAMDKVTRENHTRDELLEGYTLRQVYDKYGVL